TGTCGAAGATTTGCTTAAGGAACCGATCCTCATAGTACTTGATCCGCTTGGCGCGCACGGGCATTTGCGCGTCGACGACCAGAACGATGTCATCAAGATCCATGCGCCGCGCTTCATCCTCGGGCAGCAAAGCGGTTTCTTCGGTCCGCTCGGACATGCTGCGCCCGGCAAAAGGGTTGCGGCCAACCGAGCGCGAACGGGTCACGACGCGCTTGGTGGTTTTGCCGACGGCCTTGCTGAGCTCTTCGATGGTCTTTTCATCTGATGGGGTCAGATAGAGTTTGATACCCGCATTACCCTGCAAGGCGCGGCGGGCGTTTTCACCATAGATTTCATCGAGCGCAGGGATGGTCTGGGTGACGATCGCGAGATTGGCCCGGTAGGACCTCAGGGTTTCGATGCTGTCGAGAACGATCGGCATTTTGCCCAGGCGGTTGAACTCATCGAGCATGATCATTACCGGCCAGGGCTCGTCCTTGCCGGGTTCATGGTCCTGCAGGGATGCCAGCAAGTCCGAGAAGAACAATCGGATCAGCGGCGCGAGCGGTTTCACCATCAGCGGTTCAACCACAAGATAGACCGAAGAAGGCGTCTTTCGGATATCGCGAAAATCGAAGTCCGACGTAGCGGTCGCACGGTCGATGGCCGGGTTTGACCACTGCTTGAGGCCAGATGTCATCAAGAGCGATAGGTAGGACGTCAGCGTATCGTTGTTGGTCGAAGCCATGCGCATGAAGATCAACTTGGCGGCTGGGTTGACTACTTCGTCGGCACGGCGGCGATATTCCTTCTGTTTATCACCGCCTGAGGCCGTGATGCGGTAGATTTCGCCCAAGGTCGGCCGTTTGCGCTCGAACGCCAGAAGCCCTGCTGCCACGAACAAATCGATACCACCATCAAGAAGCCCCTGAACCCGGTCGTTGTCAGCTTGCAGGAAGAGAGACGCCAGGAGCTGCAGGTCCATCTGCTGGCGGTCAACGTTGTCCAGCGCCGAGATGCGCAGCAAAGGATTGTAGCGGTGCGAGCGGCCCTCCTTCCAATCTGTGGGCGCGAACCGGAATACCTTGTCGCCCTGCGCTGCCCTGTGGCGCGCGGTCGCTTCGAAGTTTTCCCCCTTCACGTCCAGCACCACGGCACTGCCCTGATAGGTCAGCAGGTTGGGAATAACGAAGCCCGTGGTCTTGCCGCGTCCGGTCGGGGCTACGATCAGGGCATGGGGAAAGACCTTGGACATAACGAAAGGTTTGCGGCTTTTGGGCTTACCCATTTTGCCGAGAACAAAGCCGTGGCCAGGTTTGCCGAAAAAGCCGTTCCGCTTCATCTCTGACATGTGCTGCCAGTGGGTTTTACCGAACTTGGTCAGCGCGTCGTTCATCAACACAGCGCTAAGCAAAACACCGGCGCAGGTGCTGATCCCCACGATCAGGTGAACGATCTGCATATCGTCCGGATGGGATGTCCGAAAATCCAAATAGCCGCGCGCAAGCATTAGAAGATCGATATCCGCCCCGAACCCGAACCAGCGAAACGTCAGAAAGGCCGACGCCAGAACATACCCGAGAACTGCTCCGAGAAGAGCAAAGCTCAAGACGCCGAGTGCGATCCGCGCCTTACCCATGCCTCACACCCTTTTCGCTGTCGGCATCGACATGTCGCTCGCGTCGGACGTCTATTTCTTCATTGGCGATCTCGTCGAGGACATGCTCCATCGCCACGCTGCTCGCCAGAGCGGCATCGCTCTGCAGATATGCCTTGGCCGCATAGAGCCGGTCTAGGCGGTTTTCGATATGTTCCTCCAGCGCGGTCTCATCGCCAATTGCCAAGTCGGGGGTGTTTTCTTCACCGATCAGTTCCTCCATCTCAGCACGCAAAGTCTCGCGTTCCAGGTCATTTCGGAATGGATTTGCTGCTGGCTCGTCCCTCAAGCGGCTCAGGATGTCAGCGGTGGTCGGCGGCAACCGTTCTACGGTGGGCTCCTGCCGGTCTGCTACCGCCGTCCCACTGTCTTTGAGAACTTGCGTCTCGGCCAACAAGCGGCCCAGATCACTGTGCACCTGGTCGAGACGGTCGATTGCTTTCTCGAGCTCATCAGCGCGAGACAGGTCAAAGCCTTCCTTCTCGGCAATCGCATTCAAATCCTGTCCAAGCCATTGCCGCTCGAGCGCGGCATTGCCTGCGCCGATTTCGACACGACGTGTCACCTCTTGCGGTTCAATGCCGGTGCCCCTCAAAGCCTGCTGAAGACGTTCTGCCAGAGCTGGATCCTGCAAAACGCCTTGGGCCTCGGCCCGCATATTCGGAGCGGAATAGATCCCACTTTGGGACGCGTCCTCGAGCAAGGTATGGGACTGAGTTCCCATTGGGCTCAGATGTGACAAAGAGCGATAGATATCGTTCAGCTCATGCTCAAGCGCGGCACGCCGCTCCACCGGGGCATCCGCCACAATGCGTTCGGCCTGGTTGATCTTGTCGTGAAAGGCATCCACGACCTCGTCAAAGGAATGCTGTTCTTCGGCCATGCCATATACCTTTCCATCTGCTTCAATCGGTTTGCCCTGCGCCAAAAGCGTCGCGGCCTTGTCCAAGGCTGCTGCTATGTCATGCTGGTTCTCGCGCGAGGCCTCGGCAGCAAGGCCGCGATAAAGCCGCGCGTTCTGCGCGACTTCAGCCAAGGCACGGTCAAGCTCTGGCCCCACGCGCTCACGCTCGGCCAACTTCTGGCCCGTGGCTTCCGCGCGACGCTGTTCTACATCGCCTGGACTCTTCGTCGTGATCCCACGCTCGAGTTTTCGCGTCGCCTCAAGCCGCAGCCCATAGCGGTCCGATACCTCCACCATCGCTTCGCGAAAACTGTCGTAGTTGAAGTGGTGGCCTTCCTTCAGAAAGAAGAACTCGCCATCCTTGCTGCGCCGGTTCAGAACGATATGGGCATGCGGGTGATCCCGGTCCTCGTGCACGGCCGCGATGTAGTCAAAGTGGCTGCCGTCGCCCTGAAAAAAACGCTCGCAAATCTCGCGCGTGATCTCTGCGACATCTTCGCCGCGCGTGCCAATCGGGAAAGCCATCAACAGATGAGAAGTGTGCCCCAGCTTGGGATGGAACCCTTCATTCCACTGCGCGGAAAACCGACGCGTGACCTGCTCGATCTCTTTGGCCGACAAGACGCTTTGGCCGTCATAGGTGCCACGGCTGTCGATGATAAAGCTCGACTTTGTGGTCAGGTATTCCAGCTGGTTGCGCAACTGCGCTTTGTTGTGCGTGCCACCGTCGCGAATGGCTTTGAAGATCGCGGGGGAATGCCCCATGGCGGCGCGCGCCATTTGCTTGGCACGGACGCGCGGGACGCTGCCGCGAATGCGGCTCCAGTCACGATCGAAAAAGGCCTCCTGCGCGGCAGCAACGGCGCTATTCCGGGCCATCGGCAAAGCCTCCTAGAATGCGGCCAATCTCGCCCGAAAGTGCGCTACGGCGGCGCTGCGCCATGTCTTGAACCTGGTCCGCGATGTCGAAAATCAGCCCTGCCAAAGCGCGAACCTGGGCATGGGCAGAATTGCCATAGGGCGGCGTCTTGCCTTGGCGCTTTGCCTCGTTCAAGCGCTGCGCGATCTGGTTGATATTGTTGCCGGTGCGATTGAGCGAGGCCGATAGCCCCTGCATCTGATTGGCCAATTCATCGTCAGGAACGAAGAGATCGTTTGACGCATAAATCAGCCGCCGCAGCCCCTCGGCGCGGCTGGTGATATCATGCCGCGTCAGCACTGCATCGAAGCCCGCCAGCTCCTTTGGCGTGAGCCGGACATTCACCAGCTCGGAGCGCACGCGTGCATCTAGCTTGCGGCTTTGATCGGCCTTCAACGTGTAGAAGATGCTGCGGGTCGTGACGCCGAATTCGTGGGCCAGATCTTCGATCTGCACCCCCTCGGCACGCTTGCGCACGATGGCGAAACGCTGGTTTTGCGTCAGTCGCTTGTGCTGTGGTGCGCGCGGTCGGCCCATGTGAAGTAATCACCCCTATTTCTTGCCAGCATCATACAGGCAGCCCTGTTATGGCATTTCGCCATAATTGATGCAATATTATAATATTGCATCAACTGCCTGTATTCCGTTTGGAGCAGCCTCAGGTTGCGACCGCCGGGTAAAGCCCGGCCACATGCGCAAGGCATGGCACCACTAGTCGTGGTTCCACGCCTCAGCATCGCCAAGCAATTGCAGCGCTATTGCGCGGGCCGCGCCTTCGGCGCTGACATAGGATTGATGGTCGGGCAGCTCGTGTAGATCAAAGGGCTGTTGCGGGTCGTCCGGGGTCTCCACTCGGACATAGATCGCCCAGCCATCGATCAGTGCTGGATCATCACAGTACTCCTGCCCGCCATCGAACAGATTGCAGAACCCATGCAGATGCACGCTGGCGCGGCCCTCTAGGGCCGCCTGCCTGATGTCAGAATACTGCATGGCAAACCTCGGCGCTTTCTTCGATGAAAAATTCGTCAGGCTTGCCGTTCAGGCGGGTGCCATCCTGACTGGTCAAACCGATAGCTGACCCGTTATGCGTGAAGGTGATGAGGTATTGCCCGAGGCCATCACGCGTCAACACATACCCGCAGTTGACCCAGTGAACGCGGTTGCCCGCGTCCACTGCTGCTTTGATCTCTTCCAAAGTCATCGCAACGCCTCCTCAAGGATTGCAAGAGCCCCAAGACAATCGTCGATATAGGGTTGCTCCTCGCCGTCCAGATCGTTCAGCTCGAGCCGGTTCAAGACCGCGTAGAGCGTGGCGCGTGCCTCGCGGGCAGCGCTTCGCAAGCTAACTGTGTCTTCCAAACGCGCCGTCGCAAAGTCATCGCTGTGATAGTCAGGGATCATGCTGCCACCTCCTTGCTCTGACCTGCCGCTGCTAGGACAAAATCGGCAGCCTTTTGCGCCCCAGACGCCGCGCGAAAAATCGCCCGCTTGTCCTCTTTGAGAGCTTTCAACCACCCTTCAACATAGGCGGCGCTTTGGTCGAACTCCTGCGCGACACCAATCTGAGCACCTAGGAAACAAGCACCGATTTCTGCCACCAGCTCTTCAAAGGCATAGGCTTCGCGGTTCGCAAATTTCTTGATCCGCTCCAGCCGCTTTTCGCTTCCGGTCCAATGGATCACCTCATGGGCCAACGTCCCATAGTAGCCTGTCGCACTGTCAAAGGTGGCAATCTTCGGCATGTGGATGTGATCTTTGGCGGGGCTGAAATAGGCGCGCGGGTCGTCGCTGGTGACGATCTCCGCCCCTGTCCGGCTGAAAAACGCCTCAAGCTCCGGATCTTCCGCCGTGCCAAGGTCGCGCGGGGCCTCGGGCCGGATGTAGTATTCCTCCGGCAAGCCCTTGATCTGATCCGCATTGAACACACGATAGGCGCGCGCATAGGGCAGCTCTTCCTCAATGCCCAATTCGTTCTCTCGGGTGAATGTCCCGTATTTGACAACGGTGGACGACATTTCGCCCTTGCGGACCTGTCCACCCAGCTCTTGGGCCTGTTTGTAGGTCATCCAGCGGCTGGACACATGGCCTTGCTTGGCGGCCATGACCCAAAGCATCAGGACATTAATCCCGCGATACTCCTCGCCGTTGTGACGGGTTGGCAAGGCAATGCCGGACGCGCTCCCAGTCCACGGCTTGCGCCATGGCGGCGTGCCCGCCTCGATCTCTGCAATAATGGTGTCTGTGACATGGGCATAAACATCAAACTTCGGTGCCATTTGTGGCCTCCTTGATCAAAGTGACGCGGGTGAGGCTTCGCGCCCCCTTCCGCCGATGGGCTGCGCCTCGGCCACCTGATCTGACCGAATACGCATGTATTCGGCGGAACAGAGTGGGAGAGGGCAAAGCCCGACCCACGGCCTTGAACGGGGCTGTCAATCGGCCACATTTGCAAAGAAAATGTCTGCGCCAAAATCAGACGCCAATTTGCCCCGCGAGGAATGGCTCGCCCGCGAGACAGGGGAAATTGGTGGCTGATTTTGGGGATGGACTAAGGTTGACCGCCACGGTCAGGGATGTTGGGCGGACCAAACAAAAGGAAAGATGCCTGGAACGGGGTGAGCGGGACAACGGCCCGTTGAGCCCAGGTGCAGTCTATTGGGTGAGGTTGCCCGCGCGCTTAAGCGTGGGCTCAAATTAAGGCAAAATACAAGTAGCTGCCGCTGTTAAATACTTGCATAAATCTATCTCCGCCAAGACTCCTAGTTGCGACGGCTGGAAAAAGACAATCACACCAAGCATTTCGATTGAACACGACATAGCTCCCCGCTATCGTTCAGACAGCACAAAAAATGTGCGCGTACATTAATCATACGCGCCGATTCGGGAGTGCGAAGTGGAAAGCGGAAAATCGGAGCTTCGTTGGGGAGTCGCGCAGCGCCTCGAGTTCATCGAGTTTCGATTGTTTTGGGAGGGGCATGTGAATCGCAGCGACTTGATGGAGCAGTTTGGATTATCGGTGAACCAAGCCTCCGCCGACCTGAACCGCTATATCGGTCTGGCTCCGGACAACATGGTCTATGACAAGAGCGAGCGGGCCTATGTTCGTGGACCTGACTATTCTGCACAGTTCCTGAAACCTGACGCCAGTCGCTACCTCGCGCAGCTGCGGTCTTTGGCAGATGGCATAATGGACAGCGACGACACCTGGATCGCTGAATTGCCATCCTATGATGCTGCGCCAACCCCGGCCCGTGGCGTGAACCCTGTCACCCTGCGATCCGTTGTCGGTGCCATCCGCCGATCCGAGGCCATCGAGGTGAAGTATCAGTCCCTTTCGCGCCCCGAGCCGAGCTGGCGATGGATCGCACCTCACGCCATCGGGTTCGACGGTTTCCGATGGCACACTCGGGCGTTCTGTAGGACGGACGAGGTATTCAAGGACTTCCTACTCTCTCGCATCATCTCGGCGCGCAGTGTTGAAGCCAGTGAGGTCACGGATGCTGCCGATGCGGACTGGCAAGAGCACGTCACGCTTGAGATTTGCCCCCACCCTAAACTTTCTGAGGACCAGAAGAAGGTGATCGCGCTGGACTATGGGATGCGCGATGGCACGGCGAAGATCAAGGTTCGACGCGCGCTGCTGTACTACGCGCTCAAACGGCTTGGGCTCGACAGTAACGCTGCAGCCCGCCCTCCCCAAGAACAGCAAATTGTCTTGGTGTCCCCAATTGCAGGCCTGGCACCAGGCAGTTCTATAGAAAGAGAGGGCTAGATGGTTCCTCGTGAGCAGTCTGATTTTATGCAGCGAATAATTAAGCTTCGATATCTTGTCGGGTTTCTTGGCGAGAAGTCACAGTGCAATTGGTGGCCAACATCGTTTTACGAGGCTTCAAGCATTCGGTTTCTCGAACCGGTGTTTTCGCGAACGGCTCCTCTGGCACAGTACCATGGCGCAGTGGAAGCGGCACGTCGGTTCCACGACGAAAACTTGAGCGTGGGTTCATTCCATATTTTTCGGCTTCCAAAAGAGATCGAACAAGACCTGCACGAAATGGTGCAGGCACAACTGCTCGAGCTCTTTGATCCCAGCTTGATCGTTGATCAAGCATCCGCTCTGAGCGCTCTTTCCAAGGTCAGCAATGGAATAGCTGATGAGGCTGTCGGACCTGTTCTGGTTGGAAAGATCGACGAACTCCGCTCATCCGCTCTCTTGGACAAGATTGGCAAGATCTACCGGATGGCGCTGTCATCCGAGACGCAAGCTCTTCCTTACTTGGTCGCATGATGGAACGGGCGCCATACACAACTCAATTGCAGGCAGGGCTGGGTCTTGTGAACGAGACCAGAGCTCTTCTCGAGTTGTGGTCACCTGGCATGTCGGCGAGCCAGTTGCATGATATTACTCTGAAATCTGGGAGATTTCCGGGGATTACTGCGCGCCGCCTACGAAACATTGTCTCAGAATGCTTCGCGCCGCGATACCTGACGGCTGATGGCGAGCCCGCGCTGCATTTGAAGAAACTATCCGCCGAACTCCCCGCATCAGAGCTTGTTCAGCTCATGCTCATCTTTACCAGCCGAGCGAACCCCATTCTTGGCGACTTCATTCGCGACGTCTACTGGGCACGTTATGCGGGCGGCTACCAAGAGATCTCCAGCGAAGACGCACGGGCGTTCGTTGAACGGGGAATTGACGATGGCAAGACATCGAAACGGTGGTCTGAATCAACGATCCGACGAGTGTCTGCGTACCTAACTGGATGTTGCGCAGACTACGGATTGCTCGAGCGTGGGTTACGATCAAGTCGGCGCATTCTTCCGTTTCGGATTTCAGCCACGACGAGCGCATATCTTGCCTACGAGCTACATTTCCGTGGCATCGGCGACAACGCCATTCTGAACCATGATGATTGGAAGCTCTTTGGGTTGGAGAGGGACGACGTGCTTGAAGAAATGAAACGTCTTTCTCTGAAAGGTCTCATCATTATCCAATCCGCGGGAGATGTCGTGCGGGTTGGCTGGAAGCAACACGACATGGAGGAGCTTTGCGATGTCCTCGCTAAGGGCTGACTTTGACGAACTTCGTGAGAGGATTCGGCATGGCCGCGAGCTCGGGCACGCGAGCTTCGAGCCGATCTACTACCTCATCTTTTCTCCAGACCAAATTTTGGAAGTTAAGCGGCAAACGCCAGCTTGGGAGGCAAAGCTGCACCAAGAAGGATGGGACGTTCACGTCTTTTCGGTGGCCGAGAATCTGTGGGAACTTCTGCAGGAAGACCCCTTCTGGTCCTTGTGCGTTCAACAAGACAAAGCTTCCCCAGGTGATTGGGCTCGAACGAACCTGGCCCTGGCAGATATTGTTGCAAATGGTGGCGGCCTATTGCGCAGGCTGAAGGACGCTCTGAAGCCCCTTGAGGGCAACACAAGCGCATTGCTTTTGGTCACAGACCTTGAGGCGCTGCATCCTTTCCTTCGGATTGGCGCGATCGAGAGCCAACTCCAAGGCAAGTTTCATGTGCCGACGATCTTCCTCTACCCAGGGGTTCGCACCGGCAAGACCCGCCTCAAGTTTCTCGGGTTCTACCCCGAAGACGGCAATTACCGCTCTGTCCACGTTGGCGGCTAGAGGCAGAAAGGTTTCAGGGATACCAAAATGAGCATTAGATCTCTCTTCGATCCAAGCAAAGACATCTACAGGACCATCGAGAAGGTCATCACTTATGGCACTGCTCAGGAAGACCGCCTGAAGTCAGAGATTGCCGAATACGTTGTGACCGAAAGCATAGAGGAGCAGTTCAGACGGCTTCTCGATCGCATGCAACTCGCAATGGAGACAGGCGGCGAAAATGAAGTGGGCGTGTGGGTT
The nucleotide sequence above comes from Litoreibacter ponti. Encoded proteins:
- a CDS encoding BrxE family protein; translation: MVPREQSDFMQRIIKLRYLVGFLGEKSQCNWWPTSFYEASSIRFLEPVFSRTAPLAQYHGAVEAARRFHDENLSVGSFHIFRLPKEIEQDLHEMVQAQLLELFDPSLIVDQASALSALSKVSNGIADEAVGPVLVGKIDELRSSALLDKIGKIYRMALSSETQALPYLVA
- a CDS encoding relaxase/mobilization nuclease domain-containing protein — translated: MARNSAVAAAQEAFFDRDWSRIRGSVPRVRAKQMARAAMGHSPAIFKAIRDGGTHNKAQLRNQLEYLTTKSSFIIDSRGTYDGQSVLSAKEIEQVTRRFSAQWNEGFHPKLGHTSHLLMAFPIGTRGEDVAEITREICERFFQGDGSHFDYIAAVHEDRDHPHAHIVLNRRSKDGEFFFLKEGHHFNYDSFREAMVEVSDRYGLRLEATRKLERGITTKSPGDVEQRRAEATGQKLAERERVGPELDRALAEVAQNARLYRGLAAEASRENQHDIAAALDKAATLLAQGKPIEADGKVYGMAEEQHSFDEVVDAFHDKINQAERIVADAPVERRAALEHELNDIYRSLSHLSPMGTQSHTLLEDASQSGIYSAPNMRAEAQGVLQDPALAERLQQALRGTGIEPQEVTRRVEIGAGNAALERQWLGQDLNAIAEKEGFDLSRADELEKAIDRLDQVHSDLGRLLAETQVLKDSGTAVADRQEPTVERLPPTTADILSRLRDEPAANPFRNDLERETLRAEMEELIGEENTPDLAIGDETALEEHIENRLDRLYAAKAYLQSDAALASSVAMEHVLDEIANEEIDVRRERHVDADSEKGVRHG
- a CDS encoding BREX protein BrxB domain-containing protein translates to MSSLRADFDELRERIRHGRELGHASFEPIYYLIFSPDQILEVKRQTPAWEAKLHQEGWDVHVFSVAENLWELLQEDPFWSLCVQQDKASPGDWARTNLALADIVANGGGLLRRLKDALKPLEGNTSALLLVTDLEALHPFLRIGAIESQLQGKFHVPTIFLYPGVRTGKTRLKFLGFYPEDGNYRSVHVGG
- a CDS encoding WYL domain-containing protein, coding for MESGKSELRWGVAQRLEFIEFRLFWEGHVNRSDLMEQFGLSVNQASADLNRYIGLAPDNMVYDKSERAYVRGPDYSAQFLKPDASRYLAQLRSLADGIMDSDDTWIAELPSYDAAPTPARGVNPVTLRSVVGAIRRSEAIEVKYQSLSRPEPSWRWIAPHAIGFDGFRWHTRAFCRTDEVFKDFLLSRIISARSVEASEVTDAADADWQEHVTLEICPHPKLSEDQKKVIALDYGMRDGTAKIKVRRALLYYALKRLGLDSNAAARPPQEQQIVLVSPIAGLAPGSSIEREG
- a CDS encoding ArdC family protein produces the protein MAPKFDVYAHVTDTIIAEIEAGTPPWRKPWTGSASGIALPTRHNGEEYRGINVLMLWVMAAKQGHVSSRWMTYKQAQELGGQVRKGEMSSTVVKYGTFTRENELGIEEELPYARAYRVFNADQIKGLPEEYYIRPEAPRDLGTAEDPELEAFFSRTGAEIVTSDDPRAYFSPAKDHIHMPKIATFDSATGYYGTLAHEVIHWTGSEKRLERIKKFANREAYAFEELVAEIGACFLGAQIGVAQEFDQSAAYVEGWLKALKEDKRAIFRAASGAQKAADFVLAAAGQSKEVAA
- a CDS encoding type IV secretory system conjugative DNA transfer family protein, with amino-acid sequence MGKARIALGVLSFALLGAVLGYVLASAFLTFRWFGFGADIDLLMLARGYLDFRTSHPDDMQIVHLIVGISTCAGVLLSAVLMNDALTKFGKTHWQHMSEMKRNGFFGKPGHGFVLGKMGKPKSRKPFVMSKVFPHALIVAPTGRGKTTGFVIPNLLTYQGSAVVLDVKGENFEATARHRAAQGDKVFRFAPTDWKEGRSHRYNPLLRISALDNVDRQQMDLQLLASLFLQADNDRVQGLLDGGIDLFVAAGLLAFERKRPTLGEIYRITASGGDKQKEYRRRADEVVNPAAKLIFMRMASTNNDTLTSYLSLLMTSGLKQWSNPAIDRATATSDFDFRDIRKTPSSVYLVVEPLMVKPLAPLIRLFFSDLLASLQDHEPGKDEPWPVMIMLDEFNRLGKMPIVLDSIETLRSYRANLAIVTQTIPALDEIYGENARRALQGNAGIKLYLTPSDEKTIEELSKAVGKTTKRVVTRSRSVGRNPFAGRSMSERTEETALLPEDEARRMDLDDIVLVVDAQMPVRAKRIKYYEDRFLKQIFDKQTGDLPYPSAGDQMRGLQGQIKALEAKIGALEVPRAVSNEGSDGGGKRREEIDGLANEEPGAVSGEKANLDEYQAGTDRVERFMKDATQG
- a CDS encoding DUF1819 family protein; translated protein: MMERAPYTTQLQAGLGLVNETRALLELWSPGMSASQLHDITLKSGRFPGITARRLRNIVSECFAPRYLTADGEPALHLKKLSAELPASELVQLMLIFTSRANPILGDFIRDVYWARYAGGYQEISSEDARAFVERGIDDGKTSKRWSESTIRRVSAYLTGCCADYGLLERGLRSSRRILPFRISATTSAYLAYELHFRGIGDNAILNHDDWKLFGLERDDVLEEMKRLSLKGLIIIQSAGDVVRVGWKQHDMEELCDVLAKG